A genomic window from Hyla sarda isolate aHylSar1 chromosome 8, aHylSar1.hap1, whole genome shotgun sequence includes:
- the LOC130285377 gene encoding taste receptor type 2 member 40-like: MDTTALVIMLVSVLIEFVVGMALNLHILLVYIGNLKNGLSMGPSDKIHITKALINISVHVMMTAQYILVSFWPHMYFTNEVFLQNGMINMFLIYYTFWLTALLCVYYCTNITTCSHHIFVWLKRSLSSYLLHILLVSGLGLLTICIPIFWFGSIEPPGNITDESKLFQGTFSIAAPYRTTSSILGFFLPLAIAFVSTAFTSWSLLSHMWRMKQNNPGFTRSKFQTQINATRTMILFLLICVIFNVIQMFIAIIPLSSFDTIVIVTWFVNLFYPLAEAAIIIQSSAKLRNSLIEKFFNKIRKNSETET; encoded by the coding sequence ATGGATACCACAGCACTGGTTATCATGTTAGTTTCTGTACTCATTGAATTTGTGGTGGGGATGGCCTTAAACCTGCACATCCTGCTAGTTTATATTGGGAACCTAAAAAATGGGCTCTCGATGGGTCCATCGGATAAGATCCACATCACCAAGGCTCTGATCAATATCTCTGTGCACGTGATGATGACCGCACAATATATATTGGTTTCTTTTTGGCCCCATATGTACTTTACAAATGAAGTTTTTCTCCAGAATGGAATGATTAATATGTTTCTTATCTATTATACATTTTGGCTGACGGCCTTACTCTGTGTCTACTACTGCACCAACATCACCACCTGTAGTCACCACATCTTTGTTTGGCTGAAGAGGAGTCTCTCGTCTTACCTGCTCCACATCCTTCTGGTATCTGGACTTGGCTTGCTTACCATATGCATTCCAATATTTTGGTTTGGTAGCATAGAGCCTCCTGGGAACATTACGGATGAATCTAAACTTTTCCAGGGAACATTCTCGATAGCTGCACCATATAGAACAACATCCTCCATCTTGGGCTTCTTCTTACCCTTGGCTATAGCTTTTGTCTCCACCGCGTTCACCTCGTGGTCTCTTCTCAGTCACATGTGGAGAATGAAGCAGAACAATCCCGGGTTTACTCGATCTAAATTCCAAACCCAGATTAATGCTACAAGAACCATGATCCTGTTCCTTCTCATTTGTGTTATCTTCAATGTGATACAAATGTTTATCGCTATCATCCCACTCAGTTCTTTTGATACCATAGTAATAGTGACCTGGTTTGTTAACTTATTCTACCCTCTAGCAGAAGCCGCCATCATCATCCAGAGCAGCGCCAAGCTTAGGAACAGTCTCATTGAGAAGTTCTTCAATAAGATAAGAAAGAACAGTGAGACTGAGACCTAA